Below is a genomic region from Erigeron canadensis isolate Cc75 chromosome 7, C_canadensis_v1, whole genome shotgun sequence.
CCATTCATCATTCCTCTGAAAAAGTTCCTTAAACCTAGACATATCTACCTCCACATCATTAACCTTATCACTTGTTTCTAAATGTTTCCTAAAAAACTCATCATCTCCATTATCTTTCTGAAcatcttcatcattttcattgTGATTCTCATCCACATTAGCAGGGACATGGTCAGGAATAATTTGATCAATTGGATCATTTTGACTTGGATCAATTGGATCATTATCTTGCCTAAAAAGGTCATTATCTTGCACAACATGTTCAGTTGGATCACATTGTTGTGCAGGGGTTTCAATTGGATCTTTAACATGATCATCATCTGTTATGTCTGCAAATTCTCAATTTCTTGACTTAGGGTCTTAACATTTACATTGCCTAAATAATTATTCTCATAGCTTTCTTGACTTGGGCCTTCGAATAAAAGTCTAGTAAAACTCTTTCTAGGCTTAATGAAAGATTTATTCTTACCCTTAGACTTAAATTGAACAACTTGTTTAGGCAAATTAGGCAAAGTCTCATTATCTTCTGTTAGGTCTTCAATAACCATACTAGTTTCCCCAGTATACTCCCAATCCCCTATTTTTGATATAGCATGCTCAATGTAAATCTCAATCAATTTAAATTGCTTAGTGTAAGAAACCATTTTTATCACATCTCTGTCACAAGCAAATGGTTTCAACCCTACATCTAAATCACTTTTATTTGGTTGTAAATAGTGATAATACATAACCAATCTTGAATCATAACCTAACTTCTTGACATAATGGTTAAATTCATGAATAGAAAACTTATCACCATCTATGAAATCCACAAATGCCTCATTCCCATTATAATATATCCTTCCTGGAGAAGCTGTGAAGAATCCACCATGGTTGATCTTTAtcgaaaataaataatcaaaacgatctgaaattaaaaaaaaaacaaaaaaagaagtaaatgtacatatacatacatacatacatataggtATAACCCATTATCTTGCATAtattaaacgaaaaaaaaatcatttaaaaactcACTGTAAACATTATACAAGTGTTCTTCGTCTTCCTTATCAAAATCTTTAGACCTAAAAATTGGTTTTCCATCATTATCGAGTATGCTTTTATCATACAACACCATTGAATTTGGATTTAAGAAACCACAAGGATATTCAATAAGAAAATGGAATGaaataagggtttttttttatttggggATTTTTAGTCGTTTGTTAGGtgagagaaaaagagaaatagatataaatatagatatatactgaTGGTTTTGGGTGGCTAAATACAAAAATACCTTTACGTGATACGCACGTGAGGGAGGTAACGGAAGGAGTTAAACGGCGTGTGGATGGAGGGTGGTTTGTTGATACAAAAAGTTGTTTTAGGGTGATGTACTGATAAAAAAAAGCATAGGGgcgaaaattgataaaatggCAAACCACAGGgtgatgtaatgaaattttctctttttttaaaatgtttttattctatttatgatgtcatatttagttaataatctttttgaaattattatattatattatataaataaaaaagaattgtgaTAACATaagacttttaaaaattatgtactctaatgcatctttttaattaattataacatcatcatattaaatttaaaatatccttctttttataaatatatctcattaatataaatttttattaaatgttcacactattatgtaagtttttaatcaccttaatttttCGTTATAATAGGCAGAAAAATATAGTGTCTTTTTGGATaggttttacttttttgtttttatcatccGTATGTGTTTCAACATGTGTCCACAGCTGCACATGTTTTGTTTCCCTTTAGTTTCGTTATCTACATAATAACTTATCATAAcctttcaatttatttaacgttgttattatacattttaacatgataatatattttaaaactacccgcactacaagaaaaatgccTTTTAGAGACATGTTTAGAGTCCTGTTTAGCGACGTCTTTTAAGCTAGCGATGCACTTTGCGACATTAGGTAGGTCGACGCTAGAAAAAAGTCGCTGATTTTTGCGTCATTACAATGTAAGACGCTAAATTTTGCGATACATATAGAGACGCCACACAATGCGTCGCAAAAGTTTTTAGCGACATGATTTTTTTGAATCGCTATTAAAGTCACTGTTTTTCCAGATGTCGCTACCTGTGTTGCTATTCATGTCGCTAACCCAAGTTTCTGTTTGCTTCTCTACATTGAGCAATGATAATATATCAATCTACCATTTGCATTGCTATTACTCGAATACGGTCAATCAATGCTATATGAGATAATATTATACAATAACACACAAAAGCTTAAAAATCACATAACATCAAACAAATCTTACACCAATCTTACAACATTCAGAAACATGACAACTttcaaataaacaataaaatgtaCATGGCAACTCAGAATCCTGCTAGCAACTGCTCACTTGAATCTACTTACTACTTACGAGTTACAACAACTGCTCACTTGAACCTCCACATTCTTGAGCCAAACTATTTGCGAAGTTGCAAAGAACTAAAAAGTTGACGATTAACCTTACCAACTTCCTGAGCAACCATCTTACTTAGTTCTTGCGAGATCACCTTTTTAACTTCAAGAGCAACTACCTTTCCAACTTCCTTGCCAACTTCCTTTCTGACTTCATGAGCAATCAGCTTTCCAGCTTCACGGGAAATGATTGTCCTGATACTCTCACCAAGTGACTCTTGAAATTCTAGCAGTTGATCCAATTTTTGAGTTTGCACTTCCTGCGTAGCTATTAAACTCTTTTGCTCCTCTTGTAGTAATCTGAGTTTGTTGTAGCTGCAACATCTCTTGAGCATTGACCCAGTTTTGGTTGCTTGAGGAATGAGTTGAAGACTCTTTCCTATCAACTCCTTGCAAAATATACTCATCTACCCCGACTCCACCACCATAAAATCTCTTATTTTTTACTCTAACATGACCAATCCACCTTGAATAACCCTTAGACACATTGCCTGACTGGGTATCCAGTAGGTCATCTTCACCATATTTTTCATTGTATAGCTCTTGCATTAAATTAAGTAAGTCAGCAGCAGGTCAAAAGGTAAACAACTAGGGAAAATTAACCATTTCATTTATTGTAATACCAAAGTTCTTGTAAAAACAACCCATATGACCCGAAACATTATTCCCGCCTATTTACCATTGTCATCCAAAAACCACACCGTAACAATACCCAGATATAATCATTCAGACTGTCCTCATACCTCAACCAAATACTCACTGTATAACCAGCCAATCCCAAAGCCAAGTAATTAGCAAATACCCAAAAACTATCCTGCAAACATTAATAACACGCAAATACCCATATAAAGATATCTTCAATTAGCAAATAGCAGCAAAGTCACTAGATCTTAATGTATAAACAGTCCAACCCAAAGTCAGTAGCACCAAATGTTATATGTGACAACATTTGGTGGGATGTGTTTTTGAAAGACCATCTCTATAAAAAGCTTGAAGGCATTATCAATCATCTGATACTTGCAAAGATTATCAATGAGGTGCTATATGAAACAACATTAGGTCTACAGCCGTATTCATCCATCAGCCTAAGTCACTAGAGTCTCTTAAAGAAGATCTCAGCCTCAAGAATCCTATCTTCGAATATGAGTCCGTCTAAGAGTGTACTAAAAGTTTACACATTTGGTACAATACCTCTTCTAAAGCAAAGGCCTAAAAGTGAAAATCGTCATTGGTTCGACGAAGCTGACTACAACACTTAATAGCTATTTTTACATATGCTtagacaaataataataataataataatgaaaaagcatgaaatttcaAATTTACAGCTTAGAAATAACATACCCAAGTTTTTTCCGCTACATCATTAACAAAATTgccatccttcttcttcttgtggGTTCGAGAAAAAAGCTCAGCACCAGTAGCTTCTCTACCCAGTTCTTTGTCCTGTATAATTTGGGAGAgcatttattaaaatttagatGAAACTATAAATAAGcgaaaaacatataatatatactaaaacctAACATATAATACAGTGTCTAtcaatatatattgtttcattTAATTGGGAGTTAATTTACCAATCTTTTTTTGTGCTCGACATTTGAGATTGATCCACCAGTATGAGGACGTTCATTAGCGTTACGAGCATCTTTTGCCTTATTAGATTTTGCAATAAACTCTTCTGATTTCCATTTTTTCCGTAGTGACTCCCAGGCAGTAAGATTCACAAAGTCTGGTTTCTTTGTCGGAGGTTGTTGCCTTGCCTTAGACATAAAGTTCCGTAAGCTCTTTCCTCCTATAATGTGGAACAACTTCTTAACATTTCTTTCAATTCTCGAATCCCACCTATACTCATCCTGTTTGGCAAACATATCAGAGTTAGGGAAGCAGTTTTATCATCTTAGGTGACAGGCAAATCCTTGAAGTCACCTCCATATAACAGACTTAATCCTCCTTTTTCTATGTATTCTAGCTATTTTTCAAGCCTATTTTATACACATAGACAGTTCGTATCATAATTAATTAACGAATCAAATGACAATTCTTTGAACTAAGAGAGGTATTTAAGTAGTTATATTGTCCAAAAGCTCCAATTCTCCAAATGTTACGAGCTTGTTATGTATCACACTAATGACAGTATACAATTTAAGAGGATGCAACTATGCAAGAACTTCTTAGATATTAGACTCTTAAACCAAAGACAAGTATATTTTCTTAATCCTTACAATTTGACAACAGATAGTTTCAGTGAGGTAACTAGTTTGGTGGGATTACGATTAAATTATGAATTCCAATACCTTGAATTCCTGAAACCAAATATCCTTGTCTATTTTTGGAACACTTGTCCATGTATCCCACTCTCCATTAAAGTGTGATTTCCAGATTTTTGTTATGCTATTTGTGACGGTATGAGAAGGAAGGAAGctacaaaaaaacacaaaaaatttCGTAATCGTATGCAttatcaatgtatatatatatatagtttaatatatGTAAAGAATATTTTGGAGTTCTTTCAAACTTACGATTTGCCCTGAATTTTCAATGTAGGACGCCTTTCTTCATCGAAGTCTTGCATGGTAGTATCATTTACTTCTTCCGATGCCATCTTGTGCACAAAACGCTCTAGAACTCTACATTTGCATAGACTGGTCAATTATTAAATCAACGTGTACTTAACCAACAAATTATCTAACCAACTGAGCAAGGATAAGAACTATGTATTCGGCCAAAACAATTTAAGTGCACAAATTTGACAGCTACCTAAATAACATGGACATGTACCATATGATAAACCCATGAGATACTTTTATGCTTTATATGATAAACCAAAGtaaacaaacaataaataaacaagaaacTAGACCAGACCAACTTTTTCTCcattagttaaataaataagCAATAAATAACCAGCTACCATAGACTTGTTAAATAAACAAGCAACCAGAAATGTAAAATGTAGCCTGAATACTATTAGTAACCATCATcgtttttttcatttatctCCTCCTCAGCATCCCTTTCTAATTCTTCTCCTTCTTCTCCATTCAAATCTTCCTCTTCACTGACTTCGTCTTCTAACTGTTGTACTTGCACATGTTCCATATCTCCTATATCATCAACTAACGATACAATTTCATCATGTTCAGTGACAACGAAAGGTACTGAAATGTTATCTTCTTGGTAAGCCAGCTTAATTGGTTGAGATGGAGCAACAATAGTACTCCTTGCTTTCGTTTTGCACACTGCCCACCGGTCAGCCTTATTTCTCCGCATACTAGGGTAACGAATAGAGTATACTTGTTGTGCTTGGTGTGCCATAATAAACGAGTCATATTTCAATAGCTTCCTCTTGTGGTTGATATCAACAATCCCAAAGTCACTATGTATTTTCCAACCTCGATTTTTAATGGGGTCAAAccattcacacttaaaaattgCAATTGTATTCAGTTGGGAGCAACCCTTATAATCTAGTTCAATGATATCTATCAAGCGACCGTAGTACTCTCCTTCTTCACCGATAACACAAACATCGGTGTTTGTAGTTTTTCGACCAAAACTACGAGATAGTGTGTGAAAATTAAATCCTTTCACATAATACATATTCCATGTTCTTACAGATTGACCGGGACCAATTGCAAGATTTATAATGTTATCATTGACCATGTGAGAATTTAATGGATTTAGGACCTGAAAATGAACAAATTAATTACGAAGATGTTAAAAAGTAGATAATTAGAAACTACATGTCATAAAACAACTAGCTAACTCTTACATAATCTTTTAGCCAACCTGCAAATCTCTTTTCTGTAAAATCATTCAATTGCCCACTTGTTATATTTGGGTAT
It encodes:
- the LOC122609214 gene encoding uncharacterized protein LOC122609214 — encoded protein: MVLYDKSILDNDGKPIFRSKDFDKEDEEHLYNVYNRFDYLFSIKINHGGFFTASPGRIYYNGNEAFVDFIDGDKFSIHEFNHYVKKLGYDSRLVMYYHYLQPNKSDLDVGLKPFACDRDVIKMVSYTKQFKLIEIYIEHAISKIGDWEYTGETSMVIEDLTEDNETLPNLPKQVVQFKSKDITDDDHVKDPIETPAQQCDPTEHVVQDNDLFRQDNDPIDPSQNDPIDQIIPDHVPANVDENHNENDEDVQKDNGDDEFFRKHLETSDKVNDVEVDMSRFKELFQRNDEWLRKSVQAGVGDLQIHEEVVGIDFEQYDSGASSESEGGTTRKKKVRRVKRVVHAGETHTCLQTRDIRFANSTFLSQHLSDTLTSNPKISGKALQDQLQREFRLGIDKQVVYRAKKKAMDKLQGDFVGQYANLRNYAEELMARNPGTTVKIESEMPPNPE